One Brassica napus cultivar Da-Ae chromosome C2, Da-Ae, whole genome shotgun sequence DNA window includes the following coding sequences:
- the LOC125581374 gene encoding myosin-binding protein 7-like, with the protein MDTLTCCDCGCEDCSSHKHDEFSNNKPRDARDLSLSSSSNAKVQIENECHLLRETVASQQESIQDLYSELDEERNAASTAANEAMSMILRLQREKAEVEMELRQFKRFSEEKMEHDRQELLALEDLVYKREQTIQALTFEAQAFRHRMMSYGVSEEADVDDVAKNVYDYDYDYDYPPLKCSLNENPEVEVDVEKYTLTDSSPRGGDNLSSLPRQSPKRHRHFRKVSTGSSSSLLGTTNRDQRPDFSVDSPRFNGEMHDRIYTIDSVHQGDAEEKCKVDGEMNQPDHLGDPDIVKLYARMQALEADRESMREAIVSMRTEKAQMVLLKEIAQHLSKEVVPERRLPIRKASIVGVFSFLSVFKWITSFVFWRKKARRSKYMNGVQANNMGLEMLLEKTPRIRQWRCLSSTQV; encoded by the exons atggaTACGCTCACATGTTGTGACTGTGGATGCGAAGATTGCTCTTCTCATAAACACGACGAATTCTCAAACAACAAACCACGTGACGCACGTGACCTCTCCCTCTCCTCCTCTTCCAACGCCAAAGTCCAAATCGAGAACGAATGCCACCTCCTCCGCGAAACCGTCGCCTCGCAACAAGAATCGATCCAAGACCTATACTCCGAGCTCGACGAGGAGCGCAACGCCGCCTCCACCGCCGCGAACGAGGCGATGTCCATGATCCTGAGGCTCCAGAGGGAGAAAGCCGAGGTGGAGATGGAGCTGAGGCAGTTCAAGCGCTTCTCCGAGGAGAAGATGGAGCACGATCGGCAAGAGCTCTTGGCTCTTGAGGATCTGGTGTATAAGAGAGAGCAGACGATCCAGGCCTTGACGTTTGAGGCTCAGGCTTTTAGGCATAGGATGATGAGTTATGGTGTTAGCGAAGAAGCTGACGTTGATGACGTGGCGAAGAACGTGTATGATTATGATTATGATTATGATTATCCTCCTCTTAAGTGTAGTTTGAATGAGAATCCCGAGGTTGAGGTTGATGTTGAAAAGTACACGTTGACTGATTCGTCGCCACGTGGAGGGGATAATTTGAGTAGTTTGCCACGTCAGAGTCCTAAGCGTCATAGACATTTCAGGAAGGTTTCTACTGGTAGTTCGAGTTCACTATTGGGAACTACTAATAGAGACCAAAGGCCTGATTTTTCTGTTGATTCCCCACGCTTCAACGGCGAGATGCATGATAGAATCTATACCATTGATTCTGTTCATCAGGGTGATGCTGAGGAGAAGTGTAAGGTTGATGGCGAAATGAATCAGCCTGATCATCTTGGTGATCCTGATATAGTGAAACTCTACGCGAGGATGCAAGCGTTGGAGGCTGATAGGGAGTCGATGAGGGAGGCGATTGTGTCGATGAGGACCGAGAAAGCTCAGATGGTTCTGTTGAAAGAGATTGCGCAGCATTTGTCGAAGGAGGTTGTTCCGGAACGGAGGTTGCCGATAAGGAAAGCGTCTATCGTTGGAGTGTTCAGTTTCTTATCTGTCTTTAAG TGGATCACATCTTTTGTTTTCTGGAGAAAGAAGGCTCGTCGAAGCAA GTACATGAACGGGGTGCAAGCGAACAATATGGGCTTGGAGATGCTTCTAGAAAAGACTCCTCGGATAAGGCAATGGAGATGTCTTTCAAGCACGCAAGTGTGA
- the LOC106422766 gene encoding ubiquitin C-terminal hydrolase 12 isoform X1, with the protein MTMVTPPPVDQQEDEEMLVPHSDLVEDPAQPMEVSETETAVSTVENQPAAEEPPTLKFTWTIPHFSRINTRKQYSDVFVVGGYKWRILIFPKGNNVDHLSMYLDVADAASLPYGWSRYAQFSLAVVNQVHTRYTIRKETQHQFNARESDWGFTSFMPLSELYDPSRGYLANDTVYIEAEVVVRKVLDYWSYDSKKETGFVGLKNQGATCYMNSLLQTLYHIPYFRKAVYHMPTTENDAPTASIPLALQSLFYKLQYNDTSVATKELTKSFGWDTYDSFMQHDVQELNRVLCEKLEDKMKGTVVEGTIQQLFEGHHMNYIECINVDYKSTRKESFYDLQLDVKGCKDVYASFDKYVEVERLEGDNKYHAEGHGLQDAKKGVLFIDFPPVLQLQLKRFEYDFMRDSMVKINDRYEFPLELDLDREDGKYLSPDADRSVRNLYTLHSVLVHSGGVHGGHYYAFIRPTLSDQWYKFDDERVTKEDLKRALEEQYGGEEELPQTNPGFNNPPFKFTKYSNAYMLVYIRESDKDKIICNVDEKDIAEHLRVRLKKEQEEKEDKRKYKAQAHLFTIIKVARDQDLKEQIGKDIYFDLVDHDKVRSFRIQKQTPFQQFKEEVAKEFGIPVQCQRFWIWAKRQNHTYRPNRPLTPQEELQPVGQIREASNKANTAELKLFLEVELLDERPIPPPEKSKDDILLFFKLYDPEKPELRYVGRLMVKSSSKPMDITGKLNEMAGFAPDEEIELFEEIKFEPGVMCEHLDKKNSFRLCQIEDGDIICFQKPVVNKEIECRYPAVPLFLEYVQNRQLVRFRALEKPKEDEFVLELSKLHTYDDVVERVAEKLGLDDPSKLRLTSHNCYSQQPKPQPIKYRGVDRLSDMLVHYNQTSDILYYEVLDIPLPELQGLKTLKVAFHHSTKEEVVIHNIRLPKQSTVGDVINELKTKVELSHPDAELRILEVFYHKIYKIFPLTERIENINDQYWTLRAEEIPEEEKNIGPNDRLILVYHFAKETGQNQQVQNFGEPFFLVIHEGETLEEIKNRIQKKLHVSDEDFAKWKFAFMSMGRPEYLQDSDVVYNRFQRRDVYGAFEQYLGLEHTDTTPKRAYAANQNRHAYEKPVKIYN; encoded by the exons ATGACTATGGTGACTCCGCCTCCCGTCGAT CAGCAAGAGGATGAGGAGATGCTTGTTCCGCATTCAGATTTGGTTGAGGATCCTGCTCAGCCTATGGAAG TTTCCGAAACTGAGACTGCTGTGAGCACTGTGGAGAATCAGCCAGCAGCTGAGGAGCCTCCCACTCTGAAATTCACGTGGACTATCCCACACTTCTCGAGGATTAACACCAGGAAGCAGTACTCCGATGTGTTTGTTGTTGGAGGTTACAAATG GCGCATATTGATTTTCCCGAAAGGGAACAATGTTGACCATTTGTCCATGTACTTGGATGTTGCTGATGCTGCGAGTTTGCCTTACGGTTGGAGCAGGTATGCTCAGTTCAGCCTGGCTGTTGTCAATCAAGTCCACACCAGATACACCATTAGAAAAG AAACGCAGCATCAATTCAACGCGAGAGAAAGCGACTGGGGATTTACGTCATTCATGCCTCTTAGCGAACTTTATGATCCGAGTAGAGGATATCTGGCGAATGATACTGTTTACATTGAAGCTGAAGTCGTTGTGCGTAAGGTTCTTGATTATTGGTCTTACGATTCCAAAAAAGAGACCGGGTTTGTTGGTCTCAAGAACCAAGGTGCAACTTGTTACATGAATTCTCTTCTACAGACACTATACCACATTCCTTACTTCAGAAAG GCTGTATACCACATGCCAACAACTGAGAACGATGCGCCTACAGCGAGTATACCTTTGGCTCTCCAAAGTTTGTTTTACAAGCTCCAATATAACGACACCAGTGTTGCGACAAAAGAGCTGACAAAGTCGTTTGGTTGGGACACATATGATTCTTTCATGCAACATGATGTCCAAGAACTCAATAGAGTTCTCTGCGAGAAACTTGAGGATAAAATGAAG GGAACTGTTGTGGAGGGAACAATACAACAGCTATTTGAGGGGCACCACATGAATTATATCGAGTGCATAAATGTAGATTATAAATCTACACGGAAAGAATCATTTTATG ACCTTCAGCTGGATGTTAAAGGCTGCAAGGATGTTTATGCTTCTTTTGACAAATATGTTGAAGTTGAACGCCTTGAAGGAGACAACAAATATCATGCAGAAGGACACGGATTACAG GATGCAAAAAAAGGTGTTCTTTTCATAGACTTTCCACCGGTTCTTCAGCTCCAGCTCAAAAGGTTTGAATATGACTTCATGAGGGATTCCATGGTGAAG ATAAATGATCGCTATGAATTTCCGCTGGAACTGGATCTTGATAGAGAGGATGGGAAGTATTTATCCCCTGATGCTGACAGGAGTGTCCGCAACCTTTATACACTTCACAG TGTCTTAGTTCATAGTGGAGGAGTACATGGTGGGCATTATTACGCATTTATAAGGCCCACGCTCTCAGATCAATG GTataaatttgatgatgaacGAGTAACCAAAGAAGATTTGAAAAGGGCACTGGAGGAGCAATATGGTGGTGAAGAGGAG CTACCACAAACTAATCCTGGTTTCAATAACCCTCCTTTCAAATTCACAAAGTACTCGAATGCATATATGCTTGTATATATCCGGGAAAGTGACAAAGATAAAATAATCTGCAACGTTGATGAGAAAGACATTGCTGAGCACTTAAGG GTGAGGCTGAAGAAGgaacaagaagaaaaggaagacaaaagaaaatacaaGGCACAAGCTCACCTTTTTACGATAATTAAG GTTGCAAGAGATCAAGACCTTAAGGAACAAATTGGGAAGGATATATATTTTGATCTTGTTGATCATGACAAAGTTCGCAGTTTCCGGATCCAGAAACAGACACCATTTCAACAGTTTAAG GAGGAGGTGGCCAAGGAATTTGGTATACCTGTTCAGTGTCAGAGGTTCTGGATTTGGGCAAAGCGACAAAACCATACCTATCGTCCCAATCGCCCCCTTACACCTCAGGAGGAATTACAACCG GTTGGACAAATTAGAGAAGCATCTAACAAGGCAAACACTGCAGAACTTAAGCTGTTTTTGGAAGTAGAGCTGCTG GATGAACGTCCTATTCCTCCTCCTGAAAAATCAAAAGACGatattcttcttttctttaagCTTTATGACCCCGAGAAGCCAGAGTTAAG GTATGTTGGTAGACTGATGGTGAAAAGTTCCAGTAAGCCTATGGATATAACTGGAAAACTGAATGAAATGGCTGGCTTTGCTCCTGATGAAGAAATAGAACTTTTTGAG GAAATCAAGTTTGAGCCTGGTGTTATGTGCGAACACCTAGATAAGAAAAATTCATTCAGATTGTGTCAA ATCGAAGATGGAGATATCATTTGCTTTCAGAAACCTGTTGTTAACAAGGAGATTGAATGCCGCTACCCAGCTGTGCCTTTGTTTCTTGAATATGTCCAGAATCGACAG CTGGTCCGATTTCGTGCTCTGGAAAAACCTAAAGAAGATGAGTTCGTTCTGGAGTT gTCAAAGTTGCACACTTATGACGATGTCGTGGAAAGAGTGGCCGAGAAGCTTGGTCTTGACGatccatccaagcttaggcttacATCTCACAATTGCTATTCCCAGCAACCCAAGCCTCAGCCTATCAAATACCGTGGAGTAGACCGTTTATCAGACATGTTGGTTCACTACAATCAG aCGTCTGATATTTTGTATTATGAAGTTCTGGACATTCCTCTTCCAGAATTGCAAGGTCTTAAAACCTTGAAAGTTGCTTTCCATCATTCCACGAAGGAGGAA GTGGTAATCCACAATATAAGACTACCTAAACAAAGCACAGTCGGAGATGTTAttaatgaactaaaaacaaag GTGGAGCTCTCGCATCCAGATGCAGAACTGAGAATACTCGAGGTGTTTTACCACAAGATCTACAAG ATTTTTCCATTAACTGAAAGAATTGAGAATATAAACGACCAGTACTGGACTTTGCGAGCTGAGGAG AttccggaagaagagaaaaacatTGGTCCAAATGATCGCTTAATTCTTGTGTACCACTTTGCTAAGGAAACTGGACAGAATCAG CAAGTGCAAAACTTTGGGGAGCCCTTCTTCTTGGTAATTCATGAAGGTGAAACTCTTGAAGAAATCAAGAACCGTATCCAAAAGAAGCTTCATGTATCAGATGAGGACTTTGCCAAG TGGAAGTTTGCGTTCATGTCAATGGGACGTCCGGAGTACTTGCAGGACTCAGATGTTGTTTACAATCGCTTTCAG AGGAGAGATGTCTATGGTGCTTTTGAGCAGTATCTGGGGTTGGAGCACACTGATACCACTCCTAAGAGGGCTTATGCTGCAAACCAG AACCGACACGCTTATGAGAAGCCGGTGAAGATATACAATTAG
- the LOC106422766 gene encoding ubiquitin C-terminal hydrolase 12 isoform X2 — MTMVTPPPVDQEDEEMLVPHSDLVEDPAQPMEVSETETAVSTVENQPAAEEPPTLKFTWTIPHFSRINTRKQYSDVFVVGGYKWRILIFPKGNNVDHLSMYLDVADAASLPYGWSRYAQFSLAVVNQVHTRYTIRKETQHQFNARESDWGFTSFMPLSELYDPSRGYLANDTVYIEAEVVVRKVLDYWSYDSKKETGFVGLKNQGATCYMNSLLQTLYHIPYFRKAVYHMPTTENDAPTASIPLALQSLFYKLQYNDTSVATKELTKSFGWDTYDSFMQHDVQELNRVLCEKLEDKMKGTVVEGTIQQLFEGHHMNYIECINVDYKSTRKESFYDLQLDVKGCKDVYASFDKYVEVERLEGDNKYHAEGHGLQDAKKGVLFIDFPPVLQLQLKRFEYDFMRDSMVKINDRYEFPLELDLDREDGKYLSPDADRSVRNLYTLHSVLVHSGGVHGGHYYAFIRPTLSDQWYKFDDERVTKEDLKRALEEQYGGEEELPQTNPGFNNPPFKFTKYSNAYMLVYIRESDKDKIICNVDEKDIAEHLRVRLKKEQEEKEDKRKYKAQAHLFTIIKVARDQDLKEQIGKDIYFDLVDHDKVRSFRIQKQTPFQQFKEEVAKEFGIPVQCQRFWIWAKRQNHTYRPNRPLTPQEELQPVGQIREASNKANTAELKLFLEVELLDERPIPPPEKSKDDILLFFKLYDPEKPELRYVGRLMVKSSSKPMDITGKLNEMAGFAPDEEIELFEEIKFEPGVMCEHLDKKNSFRLCQIEDGDIICFQKPVVNKEIECRYPAVPLFLEYVQNRQLVRFRALEKPKEDEFVLELSKLHTYDDVVERVAEKLGLDDPSKLRLTSHNCYSQQPKPQPIKYRGVDRLSDMLVHYNQTSDILYYEVLDIPLPELQGLKTLKVAFHHSTKEEVVIHNIRLPKQSTVGDVINELKTKVELSHPDAELRILEVFYHKIYKIFPLTERIENINDQYWTLRAEEIPEEEKNIGPNDRLILVYHFAKETGQNQQVQNFGEPFFLVIHEGETLEEIKNRIQKKLHVSDEDFAKWKFAFMSMGRPEYLQDSDVVYNRFQRRDVYGAFEQYLGLEHTDTTPKRAYAANQNRHAYEKPVKIYN, encoded by the exons ATGACTATGGTGACTCCGCCTCCCGTCGAT CAAGAGGATGAGGAGATGCTTGTTCCGCATTCAGATTTGGTTGAGGATCCTGCTCAGCCTATGGAAG TTTCCGAAACTGAGACTGCTGTGAGCACTGTGGAGAATCAGCCAGCAGCTGAGGAGCCTCCCACTCTGAAATTCACGTGGACTATCCCACACTTCTCGAGGATTAACACCAGGAAGCAGTACTCCGATGTGTTTGTTGTTGGAGGTTACAAATG GCGCATATTGATTTTCCCGAAAGGGAACAATGTTGACCATTTGTCCATGTACTTGGATGTTGCTGATGCTGCGAGTTTGCCTTACGGTTGGAGCAGGTATGCTCAGTTCAGCCTGGCTGTTGTCAATCAAGTCCACACCAGATACACCATTAGAAAAG AAACGCAGCATCAATTCAACGCGAGAGAAAGCGACTGGGGATTTACGTCATTCATGCCTCTTAGCGAACTTTATGATCCGAGTAGAGGATATCTGGCGAATGATACTGTTTACATTGAAGCTGAAGTCGTTGTGCGTAAGGTTCTTGATTATTGGTCTTACGATTCCAAAAAAGAGACCGGGTTTGTTGGTCTCAAGAACCAAGGTGCAACTTGTTACATGAATTCTCTTCTACAGACACTATACCACATTCCTTACTTCAGAAAG GCTGTATACCACATGCCAACAACTGAGAACGATGCGCCTACAGCGAGTATACCTTTGGCTCTCCAAAGTTTGTTTTACAAGCTCCAATATAACGACACCAGTGTTGCGACAAAAGAGCTGACAAAGTCGTTTGGTTGGGACACATATGATTCTTTCATGCAACATGATGTCCAAGAACTCAATAGAGTTCTCTGCGAGAAACTTGAGGATAAAATGAAG GGAACTGTTGTGGAGGGAACAATACAACAGCTATTTGAGGGGCACCACATGAATTATATCGAGTGCATAAATGTAGATTATAAATCTACACGGAAAGAATCATTTTATG ACCTTCAGCTGGATGTTAAAGGCTGCAAGGATGTTTATGCTTCTTTTGACAAATATGTTGAAGTTGAACGCCTTGAAGGAGACAACAAATATCATGCAGAAGGACACGGATTACAG GATGCAAAAAAAGGTGTTCTTTTCATAGACTTTCCACCGGTTCTTCAGCTCCAGCTCAAAAGGTTTGAATATGACTTCATGAGGGATTCCATGGTGAAG ATAAATGATCGCTATGAATTTCCGCTGGAACTGGATCTTGATAGAGAGGATGGGAAGTATTTATCCCCTGATGCTGACAGGAGTGTCCGCAACCTTTATACACTTCACAG TGTCTTAGTTCATAGTGGAGGAGTACATGGTGGGCATTATTACGCATTTATAAGGCCCACGCTCTCAGATCAATG GTataaatttgatgatgaacGAGTAACCAAAGAAGATTTGAAAAGGGCACTGGAGGAGCAATATGGTGGTGAAGAGGAG CTACCACAAACTAATCCTGGTTTCAATAACCCTCCTTTCAAATTCACAAAGTACTCGAATGCATATATGCTTGTATATATCCGGGAAAGTGACAAAGATAAAATAATCTGCAACGTTGATGAGAAAGACATTGCTGAGCACTTAAGG GTGAGGCTGAAGAAGgaacaagaagaaaaggaagacaaaagaaaatacaaGGCACAAGCTCACCTTTTTACGATAATTAAG GTTGCAAGAGATCAAGACCTTAAGGAACAAATTGGGAAGGATATATATTTTGATCTTGTTGATCATGACAAAGTTCGCAGTTTCCGGATCCAGAAACAGACACCATTTCAACAGTTTAAG GAGGAGGTGGCCAAGGAATTTGGTATACCTGTTCAGTGTCAGAGGTTCTGGATTTGGGCAAAGCGACAAAACCATACCTATCGTCCCAATCGCCCCCTTACACCTCAGGAGGAATTACAACCG GTTGGACAAATTAGAGAAGCATCTAACAAGGCAAACACTGCAGAACTTAAGCTGTTTTTGGAAGTAGAGCTGCTG GATGAACGTCCTATTCCTCCTCCTGAAAAATCAAAAGACGatattcttcttttctttaagCTTTATGACCCCGAGAAGCCAGAGTTAAG GTATGTTGGTAGACTGATGGTGAAAAGTTCCAGTAAGCCTATGGATATAACTGGAAAACTGAATGAAATGGCTGGCTTTGCTCCTGATGAAGAAATAGAACTTTTTGAG GAAATCAAGTTTGAGCCTGGTGTTATGTGCGAACACCTAGATAAGAAAAATTCATTCAGATTGTGTCAA ATCGAAGATGGAGATATCATTTGCTTTCAGAAACCTGTTGTTAACAAGGAGATTGAATGCCGCTACCCAGCTGTGCCTTTGTTTCTTGAATATGTCCAGAATCGACAG CTGGTCCGATTTCGTGCTCTGGAAAAACCTAAAGAAGATGAGTTCGTTCTGGAGTT gTCAAAGTTGCACACTTATGACGATGTCGTGGAAAGAGTGGCCGAGAAGCTTGGTCTTGACGatccatccaagcttaggcttacATCTCACAATTGCTATTCCCAGCAACCCAAGCCTCAGCCTATCAAATACCGTGGAGTAGACCGTTTATCAGACATGTTGGTTCACTACAATCAG aCGTCTGATATTTTGTATTATGAAGTTCTGGACATTCCTCTTCCAGAATTGCAAGGTCTTAAAACCTTGAAAGTTGCTTTCCATCATTCCACGAAGGAGGAA GTGGTAATCCACAATATAAGACTACCTAAACAAAGCACAGTCGGAGATGTTAttaatgaactaaaaacaaag GTGGAGCTCTCGCATCCAGATGCAGAACTGAGAATACTCGAGGTGTTTTACCACAAGATCTACAAG ATTTTTCCATTAACTGAAAGAATTGAGAATATAAACGACCAGTACTGGACTTTGCGAGCTGAGGAG AttccggaagaagagaaaaacatTGGTCCAAATGATCGCTTAATTCTTGTGTACCACTTTGCTAAGGAAACTGGACAGAATCAG CAAGTGCAAAACTTTGGGGAGCCCTTCTTCTTGGTAATTCATGAAGGTGAAACTCTTGAAGAAATCAAGAACCGTATCCAAAAGAAGCTTCATGTATCAGATGAGGACTTTGCCAAG TGGAAGTTTGCGTTCATGTCAATGGGACGTCCGGAGTACTTGCAGGACTCAGATGTTGTTTACAATCGCTTTCAG AGGAGAGATGTCTATGGTGCTTTTGAGCAGTATCTGGGGTTGGAGCACACTGATACCACTCCTAAGAGGGCTTATGCTGCAAACCAG AACCGACACGCTTATGAGAAGCCGGTGAAGATATACAATTAG
- the LOC106422692 gene encoding histone-lysine N-methyltransferase ATXR4-like, whose translation MSRLALGRYSRYLSRLKPLPHLNHPLPFSSSAASSQDGAACHTGPPPIRVGLTESAGRAVFATRRIGCGDLIHTAKPVLTCPSLLSLDSVCYLCLKKLMGSPKFRDRGVSYCSQECQDNAKGFYDVETRGDWSSFVDYCRTHNFKYPLMVKRLSCMVISGALSADCLDILQPATLSSAMISKIEDGYGLLWNAFRKANFTEDDVAFLTKQWYTGILARIRINAFRIDLVGGSCGEDLLSLAAASVEGEGAVGHAVYMLPSFYNHDCDPNAHIFWLQNADARLMTLRDVEEGEELRICYIDASMGYEARQTLLSQGFGFCCNCLRCQSRD comes from the exons ATGTCGCGGTTAGCTTTAGGTCGTTATAGCCGTTACCTCTCGCGCCTTAAACCTCTGCCTCATCTGAATCACCCTTTACCTTTCTCTTCCTCTGCTGCTTCGAGTCAAGATGGTGCCGCTTGTCACACCGGTCCGCCACCGATCCGGGTCGGACTCACCGAGTCAGCGGGTCGGGCTGTTTTCGCGACCCGTAGAATCGGTTGTGGAGATCTCATACACACGGCGAAGCCTGTCTTAACTTGCCCTTCTCTCCTCTCGCTCGACTCAGTTTGCTATCTTTGCCTCAAGAAACTCATGGGCTCTCCTAAGTTTCGAGATCGTGGTGTCTCTTATTGCAGCCAAGAGTGCCAAGACAACGCAAAG GGGTTTTATGATGTTGAAACTAGAGGAGATTGGTCAAGTTTTGTTGATTATTGTAG GACGCACAACTTCAAGTACCCGCTTATGGTCAAGAGGCTGAGCTGTATGGTAATATCAGGTGCCCTGTCCGCTGACTGTCTTGACATACTCCAACCAGCTACATTATCTTCTGCCATGATTTCAAAA ATAGAAGATGGTTATGGCTTGCTATGGAATGCATTCAGGAAGGCAAATTTCACTGAGGACGATGTTGCTT TTTTAACTAAACAATGGTATACGGGTATTCTCGCCCGGATCCGCATCAATGCATTTCGTATTGATCTAGTTGGAGGCTCATGTGGCGAAGACCTTCTTTCACTGGCTGCAGCCTCTGTTGAAGGTGAAGGTGCGGTTGGCCATGCCGTTTATATGCTGCCTTCCTTCTACAATCACGACTGTG ATCCCAATGCACACATATTTTGGTTACAGAACGCAGATGCAAGGTTGATGACTCTCCGCGATGTTGAAGAAG GGGAAGAGCTTCGGATATGTTATATAGATGCAAGCATGGGATATGAGGCTAGGCAAACACTGCTCTCTCAAGGCTTTGGCTTCTGCTGCAACTGCTTACGCTGCCAGTCTAGGGACTGA